TATGCTTATGGATTGGAAGAAGGAGAGGTTATAATTTGCTGTAATGTAGGTGAAAGCCCTCTAAAAGTTACAATGCAGTTTATAGACTATGGTAAGCAGTATAATCCATTAGAAAATGAAGATCCAGATATTTCATTAAATGCCGAGGAAAAGGAAATTGGCGGGCTTGGAATTTTCCTTATAAAAAAGAATGTAGATGATATTTCGTACAGATACTGTGATGGAAAGAATATTTTGACCATCCAAAAGAAATTAAATGATTTTTAAATACGGATTAAAAAGTGCAATTTAATTTTTTCAGCAGGACTTCTCTATAAATCAGCAGGCACATTAGAGAGATTAAAATGAAGAATTTAGAGAATATTAAATCAAAAGTCATATTACTTGCCCTCTGCAGTGCTGTTATATTTATTATGAAGTTTATTTTTCATTATTTCTTTCCAGGGATCCCAATATCTGAATTAGGCCCTGCCAGTGCACTACCTCCTGTATTGGGCCTGATGTTTGGAGTATGGGGTGCAGCAGGGGTAGCGATTGGATATTCTGTATCTGAATTGGCGGCAGGTTCATCCCCTGAGATTTATGGTATAAGCTTTTTTATACAATTTTTATACGCATATATTCCTTACAAGTTGTGGTACACGTTGAACTGGGACGAAACAACCACTTTGCCTAGATTAGACACGGTTAAACATCTGGTAAAGTTTGTAGTAATCATGTTTATAAATGCTGCCGTTATGGCAGGACTGCTTGGATTTTTAATGGATGGATTGGGCTTGTATGATCTGGTTTCTTTGACCACGTTGATATTTGCTGTCAACAACTTCGATTTTTCCATAATGTTCGGGACCCTGATCCTTATTGGGGCTAATTTCTATGGTATTTCGATGTATAAACCAAAAAAGGTAAAGAAAACAAGAGTACCGCCTAAAATATTTGATTTAATAGCAGTGCTGGTTGTTGTAATTAGTATTGGGAACGGTATTTATTCTGCATTCACTGATCCGAATATATGGGGATGGATTGCAGGAGTTATAACTTATTCATTGGTTTTAATCTATGTTTTCAGGCCAATTACCAGTGAAATAAGGGAAAGGGCAACTGAAATAAAAATGTCTTTAACAGAAAACTTAATTGTAATTTTTATCATTATGGGGGCAATTATTGCAATATTAACTGGAATAAGGTCTCTTTTCATAGTTTCAGCGATGACTAACCTGCAGTTTTGGGATTCTGTATATTTAAATATTACATTAATCCTTTCTGTTTTTTATATTGCGTCCATTGCATTTTTGTGGTATATAGAAAGGAATATTTCCACGCCAATAGAGTCCATATCGGATATTGTAAAAAATTATGTCAGTGATTCGGGTGGAATAAGAAACAACGATGCTATCATCTCAAAATGTGAACAGTATACAGCTCAAAAAAGTGAAGTAGGAATTTTAGCGGCTTCTTTTCAAAAAATGGCAATGGACCTTGAAATTTATGTGAAAAACCTTAAAAGTGTCACCGCTGAAAAAGAAAGGATCAACACGGAGCTGAACGTTGCAAAAAAAATACAGGAAGATATGCTGCCTCGTAAATTCCCGGCTTTTCCTGAAAGAAATGAATTCGATGTTTATGCCATGAATATACCTGCAAAGGAAGTTGGCGGGGATTTTTATGATTTCTTTTTAATAGATGAAGGCCATCTGGCAATTGTAATTGCAGATGTCTCTGGAAAGGGAGTACCTGCGGCGCTGTTTATGGTAGTTGCAAAGACGTTGATTAAAAACCATGCACAGCTTGGAAAAAGTCCTGCAGAAGTATTTACGGCAGTTAATAATCAGTTGTGCGAAGGAAATGATGAAAACATGTTTGTAACCGCGTGGATGGGTATTCTAGAAATTGAAACTGGTAAGTTTACCTATGTTAATGCGGGCCATAACCCTCCATTGCTAAAACATGCAGGTAAAAATTATGTTTGGCTCAAATCAAAGCCGGGATTTGTTCTGGCAGGTATGGAAGATATCAATTACCATCAAAATGCAATCGCACTGGAACCTGGGGATAGGGTCTATTTATATACTGACGGCGTAACAGAAGCCAGCAACATTAATGATGAATTATTTGGGGATTCCCGTTTACTGCAAATTATGAATGATAAAAAGGATATAGGCCTTAAAGAATTAGTTTCCTATGTTAAAGAAAAAGTTGATGTTTTTGCAGGGGAAAGGGAGCAGTTTGATGATATAACAATGCTTGTTATGGAATATAAAAAATAATTTTTGAGTTAATTTTGGGCGAAATATAATCTTTAAATTAATTTTTAGAAAAATAGAATTTTAATTTTTAGAATTTAGAAATTGTATAAGAAAATAAAATTTGTCCTGGATTGTGAGTTTAAGTGCCGGGGGCGGGATTCGAACCCGCGGCCTCACGGTATCCCAGGAAAAAGTCAGAGCACTGCTTAAATACCCTATGAGCCGTGCGCTCTAACCAACTGAGCCACCCCGGCGTGGCTTATCCTACATTATTTTTCATATAATTTAAAGTTTTCGCTGGCATAGAAATTGTTGAAATTTTATTATACTTTATTTATGTTCTTATTTCATTATTTCTTTTATTAAAATTAAATATTTAATTATTGAATTTAATTTTAGATTAATTTAATTGTTTATTGAAAATTTTTTTAGTCTTGATTATCAATAATTGGAAGCCTCTAAGGACTTATATTTTGAAAAGTTGAGGATTAACCTTTAAATGGCATAAATTTAAATATTTATCTTTAAGATGTTTAAACTCAAATAAATTAAAAAACGTTACAATTATTGCACTGGTTTGGTGGAATGTATGTTTCATGTTGCTGAAGAAAATGAAATTATGGATGGTAAGGTCACTGATGTATATTTTAACAGGACTCTGGAAATTCTTAAACAGAAAGACGTTAACTGCAGGGTCAAAGCAGAATTTGCTGCCAAAAGTTTACCTGAAGGGTATGAATGGGCAGTTTTAGCAGGTTTAGAAGAAGTTATTAACCTTTTAAAAGACCTGCCTGTAAATGTAAGGGCCATGAAGGAAGGAACAATTTTCTATCCTAACCAACCTGTGCTGGAAATAGAGGGTAACTATCAAGATTTCTGTGTTTATGAAACTGCCATACTGGGGCTTTTATGTCAGGCCACGGGCATTGCAACTAAAGCTGCGAGGTATAAAAAATTGGCAGGGGAACGTTTGGTAATGAGTTTCGGCGCTCGGAGGATGCATCCTGTAATTGCACCTATGATAGAAAGGAGCGCTTATATTGGGGGATGCGACGGAGTTTCAGTCATCAAAAGTGGAGAAATCGTAGGGGAAGACCCTTTAGGAACTATTCCTCATGCCTTGGTGATCTGCATTGGTTCTACGGTAGAATCCATAAAAGCTTTTGATGATGTTATAGATCCCAGTGTCAATCGAGTGGCACTTATTGATACATTCAACGATGAAAAGTTCGAATGCTTGAACGTTGCAGAAGCAATGGGAGAAAAACTTTATGCAGTACGTTTTGACACCCCTTCTTCAAGACGGGGGGATTTTTACCGTATTCTTGAAGAAGCGAGATGGGAACTGGACTTAAGAGGTTTCGGCAGTGTTAAATTTTTTGTCAGCGGGGGAATTCAGGAAAATGAAGTACAAAGTTTGAATAAACTGGTAGAGGGCTATGGAATTGGGACATCTATCAGTAATGCGCAGGTCGTTGACTTTTCAATGGACATAGTGGAGCTGAATAGAGAACCTGTAGCTAAAAGAGGTAAATTTTCTGGGGCAAAACGGGTCCTTAGATGCTTAAAATGCGGTAAAGACTTAATTTTACCATTTAAAAAAGAATCTGAAATATGTGAATGCGGCGGAAGGTATGAAGACATTATTTATCCATTCATAGAAAGTCATAAAGTTATTCAAGAACTGCCAGGTCCTGGAAAAATCAGGGAATATGTTCTGGAGCAATTAGAGAACGTTGAAGATCTATAGATTTTTCGGATGAATTTGCGTATTTTCCAGCCAACAGCAGTAAAAATTGAGGGGCAAGTTATAACTTATTTAATCCTCTTTTCGATTTGATAATATTCTTTAATGTATCTATCTTTTATTTATTAAACCGGTTATCATATTTCAAAATGTCTACGGCTTTTAAAGCACTCGTTTCTTTATCTTTTATCTCGAGCATTATATCAAAATCAAAATTCCTTGTTTATTTTAAAAAATTTTTAAAATGATCTATATCTATTGATTTTATATGAGTCCCTTTAGTTTTCTCTGGATTTTGGGAGCTGTAATCAACTAAAGGTAATCCCTCTTTAGTTTTCCATGTTTTTGTAAAGTTTTCAAAACATCCTTCAAGGTCTTCGCCGGTGTTATTGAGTTCATGATGAAAATAATCAAATAAAACAGGAATTTTGGTTTGGTTACTTATTTCCAGACATTCTGAAAGGTTATAACTTTTCTCGTCATTTTCTATTACCAGTCTTCTTTTTATGTTTTTATCCAGATTTTGGTACCGTTATATAAATCTTTCCATACTCTTTTCTTTATTGCTGTAAACTCCCCCGACATGTACCTGCATTTTGGCGGTGCTGTCAAGATTTAAGATGTCAAAAACTTCACTGTGGTATTTAAGTTCATTTAATCCTCTTTCAAAAACATCAGTGTCATTAGAATTAACTACAACGAATTGAACAGGGTGCATTGAAATTCTTATACCATTTTCATGGATAAATTCACTTATTTCATTAAAATTATTCTTAAAATACTTTTTCCAGTCAAAATCCATTATTGGATGGGATGCAAAAGGAATAAGTCGCGAAGTAATCTTGAAAAAGAGTAAATCATTCTCAACGTTGAACTTTAACATCTTGAGAAGACATTCTAGATTATTTTGTGTTGTTTCAATGAGTTTTTCATGTGAATATGATTTTAAACGAAATGTTTTTGCCCCACTGCATTCTATTGTCCAGTTTAGGGCAGTATAACCTATCTTCATTGGACTGCTCCAAGATTAGATTATGGGCTAAATTTTTCTTTTTGACTCAATGAGGGCCTTTAATTTATCCATATCAACTTCTCTTTCATATAAATGAGTTTTTTCTTCCCAGTAAACTGATAAAATGTCTTCATAAGGTGTTTTATTGGGATTGATATATAAAATTCCAAGCGGGAATTTAAGATATTCTATGGCTTTTTTGAAGGCTTCACTCCGGTCATGGGGATCGTATGAGTCATCAAGGTAGTACACATTTTCTTTAAACCATTTGAATGTATTTATTTTGTTATATGTAACACAGGGTTGAAATACATCAACAAGGGAATATCCTCTTTTTGACAACCAATCTCACGTTTTTGACAGTACGGTTTATGTAATAACCAACAGTTTAAATAGATCTAAGTTTTTAAGTCTGTAATAAGATAATAAAAAAAATGGAGAGGTGAATATAAATGTTTAAAAAAAATGCTTTGATAGTGTTAATGATTGTTGTACTATTGTGCTCAGTAAATGCGGTCGCTGCGGCTCACTACTCAACGATCTATACTCATAATTGTCAAGGTAATTTAAAACTATTTAATGGGAATGGACAGCAGACTATGAATTGGGACTTCGGTACCAACCATCACCAGAGAATTATAACAGATGGTTGGAGGAGAATGTATATAAACCCGTTGGGATGGTTTAACCCAAATACAGATATAGCTTGGAATTATGTGCCTTCTGTGTTGGGTTTTTATATGAGAAGTGATGGGGGAATAGGTGTTTCTTGGTAGTGTTAATTAATATATTAACACTCTATTTTTAAGATCCTATTTTTTCAGCATTATAACAGATTTAATATATTGTTATCAGAATTGGGCAGCGGATCTCAAATTTTCAAATGAGGAAGTATATCATGTCATTTAAAAAGTTTATTTTAAAAAGTTCATTTAGAAAAAAATCAAGAACTCTATATCAATTATTAGGCATATCCATACCAATATTAATAATTCTTTTTTTTGCAATTAATATACAAACAAGCCAGGGATTGAATGAAAAATTCATACCTAATGAGGATATATTGATAGTAGGATCTGAGAATAATATTACTCAAGCTTCACTACCCATACGTGAAAGTTTAATAGATGAGCTAAAAAAAGATAATCGTATTGAAAATGTAGTTGGGTTAATTAGTGGTAGGTGCGATATTGAGGGTATTAATGGTACTGTGATGGGTGTTAATTCATCGGATACAGATTTCATGAAAATGATGCTTGCTAATGGCAGAAAATTTAATGATAATGAAAAAGAAGTAGTGTTATCTAACGATATTGCTGCGAAGTTAAATAAAACGGTTGGAGAATATGTTTTTATTAATAAAAATAAATATAAAATCGTTGGAGTAACTATTAAAATAAGTAAGAATGATGATAAATTTTACACTTCGTTAAAAAATGTTCAAGAATTTGAAACATTATATAATTTACCTATAGATTATAAAAACGGGTCTGTTGAAGAAATTCTTATTCAAACTAAAGAAGGTGTAAATAATATAGAAATTACCAAAGATTTAAAAAATCAATATATTAATGAAAATATTAGTATTATGGGTCCTACTGAAGAAGGAGAAAAAGATTACAACTATCAAGAGTTGGTAAATAAAATAATATTTATATTTGTTCCAACGATAATAGGGATTTTATTGACTTTAATTATTATGATGAAGTCCGTTGGTGATAGAACACGAGAAATTGGTGTTTTAAAGGCGATAGGTTGGAAATCGAGGAGAATTTTTGCAATGGTAATGAGTGAAACGTTCATAATATCCATAGTTTCATTTATATTTGCTTCGATAATTGCAATTTTAATAACTTTTGCTATATATCTGATGCATCCTTTTTATAGGATTGATTTCTTTAACTTCTTGGGAACCTTGTCATTTAAAACGTTTTTAAATACGTTTATGATTGTTGTTGTCATGGCTTTGTCAGGTGCATTATTACCTGCTATTAGGGCAAGTAGATTATCTCCAGCTGAAGCTGTAAAGGAGGAATAATAATAGCGGGTTGTGATTTACATGGTTAATGTCGTCGAGATTGAAAATTTATCAAAATATTATGAGAATGGGAATGTTAAAGCGTTAGATGGTATCAATTTAACAATTGAAGAAGGTGAATTTGTAGCCATTATGGGTCCATCGGGTTCTGGTAAATCAACACTGTTGAATATGATTGGTTCGTTGGATAGATCAGACAACGGGAAGATTGTTGTGGATGGTCATGATCTTTTATTAGAGAAAGATTTAAGTAATTTCCGTAGTGAAACCATTGGTTTTGTTTTTCAACTACACAACCTTCTTCCTATGTTGTCTTCACTTGAGAACATTGAACTTCCAACCTATGAATTAAAAATTTCATCAGATGAAAGAGAAAAAAGAGCTTCCAAATTATTGAAAAAAGTAGGTTTGGAAGATAAAGCTAAATTTTCTCCTAAAAAGTTGTCTGGTGGTGAAAGACAAAGAATTGCTGTTGCACGAGCACTTGTTAACAATCCATCCATCATTCTTGCTGATGAACCAACAGGTTCTTTAGATTCTGATAATTCTCAGAAAATTCTACAATTACTGAAGGATTTACACAAAGAAGAAAATATTACCTTAATAATCATAACCCATGATCCAAACATAGCACAACAGGCTGGAAGAATCGTTAATATTTTAGATGGAAAAATAGCAAATGGATAATTGATAAAAATTGATAGCCCATTTTATTGTAGTACATGCAAAATTTTAAAACTTATTGTCATGAACGAAGAGAATTAAGTCACTCCATTGTGTGTTCCTGATAAGGAGAAGTGTCTCACCTACAAAATCAAACTAGAAGCCACACCTTAGAGTTGAGTAATATTATATACATTCGGAGCAAAAGGCATTATAACAGCTTGTGCTATTAAAAAATCAATACGATTCTTAATAGACCTCGAATCATGAACGCCATACCTATTCATGATAAAATGACTAATATCCCGTCGACTCACTTGCACATGATCACCATACTCTGCTCTAAACTATTTTTTAAACTCAGCCAGACTACCCGTCTTAGTATCACTACCATTAACCTTTTTTCACTTTCCTTTTTGTTGTTGTAGGTATTGGTTATGGCTTGTCTTATGTGGTAGCTGATGGGGTTTTCTCCGGTTTGTTCTGCGTAGTTTCGCAGTTCTTTTAATTGTCTTTCTGACAACTTTAATGATATTTGCTTTTCGCCTTCGGTCGTTATACGACTATATTACAAAGCAGTAAAATTTCAATTATATGCATAAATGTAAACATCTTGCGTATTTAAACTCAAGTTTCGTTCCGAAAACCAGTTAAACAATAGATTCTCATCTTTATAATTCCATTCCAAGTTTTGCAACATTCCTAATTTCATTTTTTTGAGATCTAAAATTAGGTGTGAATTCCTGTCCATATAAAAATGTATGGTAGTTTGAAATCCTACGAGAAGCGTGTTATCTATTATCCACTAAAAGTTCTGCTTGTAAGTAGGACTAATAGTTGATAAGTCATTTCTGTATGGGGGCTATGTTCTTTTGGTGGACTTTAAGTGTTATGCATATCATCTTATAAGGAATAACTTTTAACATACTCCATTTAATTGGGTGTTAAATCTGTTAATTCCTCGCAAAAACAAAATTTGTGCCAGCTACACGGCCACTCTTGAAATGGGCGTCATACGTTAATTTTTATCTAATTTAAAGTTTTCGTTGCATAGAAATTGTTTAAATTTTATTATAAGTTATTTTGCTTTGTTTTTCATAAGATATTTAATGTTGTAATTTGGTTTCTTTTTCCGCAGCGAAAACTGTCAAAATCTCTCAAACCCGAAGGGTTTGGAGCGCGAAACAAAGTTTCGCAAGCTTCGATTTTGACGTTGAGGGAAACGAAGTTTCCCGAATCGCAAAACTTTCGAAAATCGTAGATTTTCGATGTTGCAAATCAAAGATTTGCAAACTTTCAGTTTTGCAGGCAGCAAAAACGTAGTTTTTGCTTGACTTGCTTTTTCGCGAGGCCGTCGAAAAATCTGTCAAAATTTTCAATTTTGACGCCGTAGGAAATTACATTTCCTCGGCCCCGAACATTTCATGTTCGTGGGCGACAAAAACTTTGTTTTTGTCAGCTTCGATTTTTCGGGCCGCAGAACTATCATTCTGCCGGATTTTTTTGATCAATCCCGGCAAAAATCTTCGATTTTTGAGCGGTTGATCAGAACTTTTCTGTTAAATATTCTTTATTTATTCATAAAAATATAATTTTTAGATTTTCCTTTTTGATCTAATGAGATTCTTTAATTTCTCCATATCGACATCTCTTTCATATAAGGGTGTATCTTCTTCATTGTAAACTGTTAAAATATCTTCATAAGGTGTTTTATTTGGATTAATGTATAAAACTCCAAGTGGGAATTTAAGATATTCTATGGCTTTTTTGAAGGCTTCACTCCTATTGTGGGGGTCATATGAGTCATCAAGATAGTACACATTTTCTTTAAACCATTTGAATGTATTTATTTTGTTATATGTAACACAGGGTTGGAATACATCGACAAGGGAATATCCTTTGTGTTCAATTGCTTTTTTAAAGATTTCTTTCATATGATTCATATCTCCTGCAAATGTCCTGGCAACAAAAGATGCATCAAGGCCAATTGCAATAGATAGTGGATTAAAAGGTTCTAAAGATACGCCTTCAACCTGCAGCGGTGTTTTAAAATCTTTTTGAGTGGTTGGTGACGCTTGGCCTTTGGTCAGACCGTAAACCATGTTGTTGTGCACTATAGTAGTTATATCTGGATTTCGACGGATTGTGTGCATGAAATGGTTTCCACCTTCTCCATACATATCTCCATCACCTGTTGTAACTATCACTTTAAGGCCCTTATTTACGGCTTTTATTGCAGTTGCAGGAGAAGCTGCCCTGCCGTGAAGGCTGTTATATGTGTTGGATTTAAGGTAGTGGGGAAGTTTCCCGGCTTGACCAATTCCAGATACAAGTACAAGCTCGCGGGAATCTATTTCAAGCTCAGCAAGAGCCATTTTCAATGTCCTGAGAATTGAAAAGTCCCCACAACCAGGACACCACGCAACATCTGCATTTCGAACATCAAAGACTTTTGGATCCATTATAATCCCCCTGTGACGCTTTTTAAGGTTTCTATAACTTCTTCAACTGAAAAAGGCATTCCATTATATTTCAGTGATTTTTCACCAATTTCAAAGCCAGTTTCCATTTTTATGAGATTTGCAAACTGCCCCTGGGCATTATTTTCAAAAATAATTGTTTTTTTGGCTTTTTCAAGATAGTTCTTAGTTTCCCTGTGTAGTGGATAAACCTGCTTGAAATATAAAAAGGCAGTTTTATCATTTTTCAGGTTATCTAATGCCTCTTTTATAGCACCATATGTAGAGCCCCAACCTATGGCCAGAATATCATAATCTGAAGGCCCTATAAGTTCTGGAGGAATTACATCTTCTTCAATTCCTTTAAGCTTTTTATAAAGGCGTTTTTCTACCATTCTATTTCTGAGATTGAGGTCTTCGGTTATGTGCCCTTCTTCATCGTGTTCATCTGAATCAACGACTACAAGTCCATCTCCATATCCTGGAACTCCTCTTGGAGATATTCCATTTTCAGTTATTTCATATCTTTTGTAGTTTTCATCTGTTTTAACGATATATTTCTGGAATTTTACTTCATCCAGGTTAAGGTCAGGTAAATTGTAGTATATGTCTGCAAAATACTGGTCGGAGAGTATAAAAACAGGGATTTGGTGTTTGTCTGCAAGGTTAAATGCATGGTGTGTTAAATAAAATGCATCTTCGAATTTTCCGGGGGCAAAAATTGCCCTTGGAGTTTCACCTGGGGCAGAATAAAGGGCAAGTTTAAGATCTTCCTGTGCAGTTCGTGTAGGTAGCCCAACTGCAGGGCCTGGGCGCTGGGCAAGGTATATAACTAGGGGAGTTTCAATCATCCCTGATAGTCCTACAGCTTCACTCATGAGTGCAAATCCACTTCCTGAAGTTGCTACAACTGATCTTGCACCGGCATAAGAGGCCCCTAGCCCCATATTTATTGCAGCTATTTCATCTTCGGCCTGTTCAAAAATCATACCAAATTCTGTTGAATTTCCGGCAATGAAAGTTTGAAGAGGGGTAGAAGGTGTCATGGGATACGAGGACATGAATTTACAGCCCCCTGCAATGCAGCCAAAACCTACTACTTCTGTGCCGTTTAATAAAAGCTCATCTCGTATTTGGGGGTCTTTTTTAATGTTAATATTGAATTTACCAGAGTTTATAATGTCTTCTCCAACTTTATAACCTTCTTCACCAGCTTTAAGGTCGCCTTCCAGTATTTTCTCGCCTTTCCGTCCAAACATGGCATTTATACATTCATCAAATGTTTCCTTGTCTATATTTAAAATTCTTGAAAGCGCACCTGCAGCAATGATGTTTGCAAATATGGGCCCTCCAATAGCTTTAGCAGTTTTTAAAAATGGAATTTTTATCAGGGAGGGTATTTCTATATCTTTTAAAGTGTCTTCATCTCCCATTATAATTGTGTCATCAGATATTCTATCTTTAAGGTGATCTATGGCTCCTCTGCTGATTGCAATGAGGATATCTATCCTGTTAACATAAGTCATTACTCTATTTGAGGATACCCTTATTTCAGTGGAGTTTTCTCCACCTCTTATTCGTGACATGTACTCTTTTGAGGAGAAAACATTGTATCCTCCGAGCTTGACTGCCTGCACAAGTATTTCCTCGACAGTTTGTATTCCCTGCCCTGCCTCACCACACAGGACTATGGAGACATCTTCTTTTAAAGATTCAGACATGGTTTATCACCACTTAAGTAATAAGATTCATGCAATTCATCGTAAATATATATTGGTTGAATTTTACTTAAGTTTTGGCATTTACCTTATCTAAAAAGTTTAATCATGTAGAATCTAAAAATAACAGTTTAAAATAAGATATTTTAAATTAAATTTTATAAAATAAAATTAAAAAGAAAAAAAGGGATTAAATTTAACTTAGATTATCCCTTACCCATTTTGCTCCAGCTTCAAGTATTTCGAGGTTAACTGGAATCAATTTTGGCTTTTTAGAGAAGGTATGTTTTATGGCATCTTTAAATACTTCTTCTGGAAGTTCAGTGTATCCAAGAGCCATTAAAACTCCAAGTAAAACGGTATTGCCCGCTCTTTTGACTCCATGCTCTTTTGCAATCTTAAATGCAGGAACAGAAATAGCCTCAATACCTTCGGGGGCTTTAAAGTACCCTATTGATGAATCATAGATAATTAAACCACCATCTCTTACTTCACCTACAAATTCTTCCAGTGAAGGTTTATTTAGAGCTACAAGAACATCAACCTCATTAACTACTGGAGAACCTATTACTTCACCTGACATAATTACCGCACAGTTGGATGATCCTCCTCTCTGTTCAGGTCCGTAGGCAGGGTAATATGATACGTAGTGCTGTGCTTTCATCCCTGCTTCTGCAAGGGTTAAACCCATACTTAAAACACCTTGACCACCAAATCCTGCGATTTTAACCCGTTTTTCTCCAAAATCAGGGTTATTTATGGCAGCTCCTGTGCTTTCACTTCCAATATTAAATAGTTTGTTGAGTGATTCCTTTGAAAAGTCACTTTTACCCCTGCAAAGAGGTTCTACTTCTTTAGTTCTATCTCTAAATCTTTTAAGAGGAAACTCTTTTTCCATCTCTTCGTTAATGAATTTTTCCGCGCCGAGAGCGTCTTGTCTGAGGTTAGTTGGGCATGGTGAAAGGAATTCAACAAATGCATATCCTTTGTTTTCTTTCTGTATCCTGAGCGCTTTTTTAACGGCTATTTTTGCTTTTCTTATGTGTTTAACATCTGAAAGCGAAACTCTTTCAATAAATACGGGTGCATTGAGGTTATCTAGAAGTTCACACATGTGAAGTGGGTAACCTGCAAATCTTGGATCTCTTCCAGTAGGACAGGTTACAGTGACTTCTCCAATGAGAGTGGTAGGTGCCATCTGCCCTCCAGTCATTCCATAAACAGTGTTGTTTACGAAAAAGACTGCAAGTTTTTCCCCACGGTTTGCAGCTTGAATTGTTTCGTTAAGTCCAATTGAGGCTAAATCTCCATCTCCTTGATACAGCATTGCAATTGCATTATCTTCTGCCCTTGTAATTCCTGTTGCAACAGCGGGAGCTCTTCCGTGAGCTACCTGTACATTTCCGCAGTCAAAATAATAATACGCAAATACTGCACAACCTACTGGGCTTATAAGTACGGCTCTATCTTCTATTTCGAGCTCATCTAGGGCTTCTCCAATGAGCTTGTGTAAAATCCCATGGCCGCAGCCTGGACAGTAATGTGTTGCTGTGGGTGCGCTGCCTCCTTTCCTTTCAAATGTGTCGAGGATGGACTCCGGCTTTTTAATGATTTTTTCTTCCATTTTATTCCCCTCCAAAAATATTTTCAATATTTTTGTCGTTCAGGAAATTCTTGGAATTTCCTTCAATCCCCGCAACTTCTTTTATTTTATTTAAAACATCACGGGGTTCTATAATGTTTCCGCCCATTCTATTTACAAGTTCTACATCCTTGCATTCAATTGCCATTTTAATGTCTTCACGCATCTGCCCGTTGCTCATTTCGACAGATATGAACTTGGGATTCTTGG
This window of the Methanobacterium veterum genome carries:
- a CDS encoding 2-oxoacid:acceptor oxidoreductase family protein, which gives rise to MEEKIIKKPESILDTFERKGGSAPTATHYCPGCGHGILHKLIGEALDELEIEDRAVLISPVGCAVFAYYYFDCGNVQVAHGRAPAVATGITRAEDNAIAMLYQGDGDLASIGLNETIQAANRGEKLAVFFVNNTVYGMTGGQMAPTTLIGEVTVTCPTGRDPRFAGYPLHMCELLDNLNAPVFIERVSLSDVKHIRKAKIAVKKALRIQKENKGYAFVEFLSPCPTNLRQDALGAEKFINEEMEKEFPLKRFRDRTKEVEPLCRGKSDFSKESLNKLFNIGSESTGAAINNPDFGEKRVKIAGFGGQGVLSMGLTLAEAGMKAQHYVSYYPAYGPEQRGGSSNCAVIMSGEVIGSPVVNEVDVLVALNKPSLEEFVGEVRDGGLIIYDSSIGYFKAPEGIEAISVPAFKIAKEHGVKRAGNTVLLGVLMALGYTELPEEVFKDAIKHTFSKKPKLIPVNLEILEAGAKWVRDNLS
- a CDS encoding 2-oxoacid:acceptor oxidoreductase subunit alpha, coding for MSESLKEDVSIVLCGEAGQGIQTVEEILVQAVKLGGYNVFSSKEYMSRIRGGENSTEIRVSSNRVMTYVNRIDILIAISRGAIDHLKDRISDDTIIMGDEDTLKDIEIPSLIKIPFLKTAKAIGGPIFANIIAAGALSRILNIDKETFDECINAMFGRKGEKILEGDLKAGEEGYKVGEDIINSGKFNINIKKDPQIRDELLLNGTEVVGFGCIAGGCKFMSSYPMTPSTPLQTFIAGNSTEFGMIFEQAEDEIAAINMGLGASYAGARSVVATSGSGFALMSEAVGLSGMIETPLVIYLAQRPGPAVGLPTRTAQEDLKLALYSAPGETPRAIFAPGKFEDAFYLTHHAFNLADKHQIPVFILSDQYFADIYYNLPDLNLDEVKFQKYIVKTDENYKRYEITENGISPRGVPGYGDGLVVVDSDEHDEEGHITEDLNLRNRMVEKRLYKKLKGIEEDVIPPELIGPSDYDILAIGWGSTYGAIKEALDNLKNDKTAFLYFKQVYPLHRETKNYLEKAKKTIIFENNAQGQFANLIKMETGFEIGEKSLKYNGMPFSVEEVIETLKSVTGGL